The following nucleotide sequence is from Carassius gibelio isolate Cgi1373 ecotype wild population from Czech Republic chromosome A24, carGib1.2-hapl.c, whole genome shotgun sequence.
GTCCCACTCTGGGGACATCAAATAAAAACTACTTCTCCATTGAAATGTTGTTTTCTTCTCATCTCCATGCAAATTTTGACACAATTTGCTCCATTCCCAACATAATACGGTGCTTAATTTGCATGCAAAATGTTTTGTGCAAAACACTGAGTACACTTTTTAATTGTTGCTGACTGCAGATGCTGATCACCTGACAGCACAGGACATCTCTGGAGCAAGCGTTCGAAAAAGAATTAAACTAGCTTCCTCTGGTAAAGTGGAAATGATAGAGGAACACAGACAAACTGCCGTGAGCCAACCTATTCaaactgtttttaatttgaacCACATGTAGAGAGAGGACTGCAGAGTGGTTTTGTTAATTAATGGTGCAAAAAGGTCATTGTGAATAATGATTTGTGAATATTAAGCTAATTGAAGTTGAATTTGAAGTCCAGGTAATTGTTTCTCTTGTGGCAGGTTGCATAAATAATTTGCTGCATTTTCTGTTACAATAACAAGCTGCAATGTAACGAGAGGGAGTCAAGGACAGTTTTTCCCtgctattgtattgtattgtattgcacACATTTCATGGTGCCTTGATCTACGCTTCTGTTGCTTCTAGAAGGGGGAAATTCactatgaaaatgttatattttttgtaaattaggCACAATATTTATTAAGTccaatgtatataataaaataataatatttatggaACAATATGCTATGGAAGTAAATGCTGCCATCAACTGTTTGATAACCaatattctacaaaatatcttcttttgggttcaaccaaagaaaaaaactcttaattcataatttatttaatttattgtgcaACCAGTACTCAAGAAATGCATCCAAAGCCAAGTAAACCAGGCGTATGGTTTGTAATATGAGGCATAAAGCTTCTCTGAAATCAATAACTCATCAGCTGTAGTAGACAGTGGTGGTTGTGACACCTACCTGTGTGATAACCTGAAGGAGTCTGCCATAGCTGTAGACAATCACCATAAAAGGGAGAATAAGGCAGAAGATAAATAGACAGATGATGTAAGACACGTTGTTGGCTGTCCTGGCGGCCCAGTTGACGCTGCAGGTGGTGCCAGGGCCCTCCGGACCATAGCAGCTCCATCCAAACAGTGGTGGAAGAGTCCAAATAATGGAATATATCCAGGCAAAGGCAACACCCATGGCCACCTTTCTGTAATTGGTAGAGTCGGCCTGCGTAGCCCCCATCATGGTGCAGTAGCGCTCGTATGAGAGCACCGCCAGAGAGATTAGAGACACGACGCCTGTACAAACAAAGAGAGATACAAAGACAGCACAACGTGCTGCTATGAGTAATAGCTGCTTTCTGGGTTGCTTACAGATCTTATTACCTTTGTAATAAAGGTTGGTTTACGTTGAGTAAAAGGCCAAATCTGCAGTTTTATTGGATGTACTGCAGAAGTgcaaaagtgttcctgtagcattgtgttagcagcgcaaaaggttgagggttcgattcccaggaaacacacatactggcaaaaaaaatgtgtagcttgaatgcactttaagtcgctttggataaaagcatctgcttaacgcataaatgtaaatatacagcaTGCTCAGTGCTGTGGGTTTACCTTGCTTAAATTTCGAATTCGATACACTctgacactgtaaaaaaatatttttctaagttGGAAATTAAGATAATTGGATAACGTTTTACTAGAAAATGTTGAGtctttttactttaaaacatcATGTTTAATTCAAACTGTTAATTGGGTTTCTTTGcagttatttgtgaaatttaccagCAGTTTCTGAGGGAAATTGTATCAAATTAAATCCTACACcaaatgtttattcaataatatgTGCCATTAGTAAGGACCTGCTTTTCTaaactgtgaaaatgtttttcaaagttgtaaataaagattattgaAGCATTTTTACGAGAAAGtatttatactttaaaatgtcatgtttaatttaatgtgctACTTTCTGTTTCTTCGTAATTGTGACATTTAGCTCTttctgagtgattttttttttaaaggaatagttcacccaaaaatgaaaatatgctgaaaatgtactcaccctcatgccatccaagatgtagattagttttttccttcatctgaacagatttggagaaatttagcattacatcacttgctcaccaattgatcctctggagtgaatgggtgccgtgagaatgagaataaactattcctttaaattaatCCCACAACAATTCTTTTCAATCTACTATTACAAATCATCTAACCCACTTCCTCTTCAGAAAACCTGTTTTAGTGTTTACATATTAAAAGTAGTTTTTACAGTTGAACTCTTGGTTTCTTATAACAGCACATTTACACCCTTACTTGGCactattttgcaatatattttggCATGATTTTACTAATACACAATCCCTTGTTATTTGAGAGACCTTGCAGTCAAACACAGCTGCCTTCAATTTCAGGTGTGGTATTTTAATATTCCCCTGAGTTTGTTTGGTTTTGCCAAATGCACAAGGacacaaaaaaatcacattacCAGATGCACAAACAGTTTCTGCATGTGTATTGTGTAGTTCACCATTCAGGATGTTTGCCAATCAGTCCTCATAAGACTGTAAATCTGTCTTTtaatagttgaaaaaaaaagattaaaaaaatgatgACGCTCCCttatttaataattaactaaAAATGCAGTCACATTGGGCTTTGAGCAGTGAAATAGGGACTGTGCGACACTACAAACCAGACAGGGTTtaagttaaagtttttaaattaagCTAAAAGGCCAATCTGTGActcctcaggtttttttttttttgggctattTAAATTTGCAGATCAGAAATCCCTAAACTTTAAGCAAAGAAAGACAAAATGGATGTGCTTGCATTTTCCATCTCCCAAAATCCTGCCATGCTGGCAATCACCTCTTTCTATGCCTGATGTGAGTGTGTAGCTTATGTAAAATCTGCACTGAAAATGTGTACCATGTCTGGATGAAGTTATATCTCAATGAGCCTGACAATGTAGCTGTTCTGTACCATTCACAGCTGGTTCAAAGAATAAaggcttacattttttttgtcttgtaaatATCAGCATTGTTAGCACTTTATCGGTGTAATTCATTTGAGGGAGATAGCAGTAATCAGTGAAACAAGTGTATAGTCCACAGCTTACAATTAGCATCATAATGGCTTTAGACATTGTTAATGAGTAAAGAAGCAACTTATATCATGTAAAGTACATGGCAGTTCCTGATGACAGCTAAACAGGAAAGCAAGTAATGTGCCTTTTGAAAGGAATGACATGAGTTGCCATCCGTCTTTCACAGACTGGAACCAATTACAGAGGTTTTCTCCATAAAAGCAATCTTAGTTCTCCTGTAAGCATGGATTTATTGAACCAATGGTGATTCCTATAGCTTTGTTCAGCAAGGGACCCTGACCAGTATTTCAGGTTTTGACCATTATAATGCatcaacaacattttttatttaccaACTAGGTTATATAAGAGTTCTAAAGCATTGATGTTAAAATCTGTTGTCATATAATCACAAAGACCCATTTGATCTTAACGGCTGCTGGCACCAGAAAAGTAACACCTGTTAATTAACAACAGAACAGCTATTCTACTCACTGGAAACACTACACCTGTACACTACACTCTGCCCCATTACAGAGTGGATGTTATGGGTCAAGTACAGGACAGCACACATCTTATTTCCCTACACAGCTCTCCTTGCCTTCAGGTTGAGCGCTAAACCCTAATCAGGAGAAGAATACACCCCTGCCCTGGTGTGTTTATTTAATACCTTTCTGATTATGCACATACGGATATTTTcaattttacactgtaaaaaaaaaaaagttttcattatCTTTGTTTccaataatttgtcatttttatttatttattgagttttCATTAAATAGTTAGTTACACCTTAATTTTTGTCATCAGTAAATAAATTCATAGTGGCTTAAAAAGTGTGATTAACTTATTTCTGTAGGCAGTAACTTTGGCAAGTTTAAAATTTTAGTGGGTTAGACTTTTTGTGTACATTtgagcatttctctctctctctctctctctctctctctctctttggtcTGTAGTCAGCAAAGAATACATTAATTTTACTATGGCACATTTCCAGAAACACAACACATGTTTCACAATCTAAAACATACCCAGGACAAGGAGTTTAAAATGTCAACAAGACAACATCCATCAAACTGATTGATGAAAGTCCTGCCTTCATATAATGTGTAAACAAAGCCTATATGTTGGATTAGTCACCTATGAGGTTTATAGTTCATGTGAACTGTACAGTGCATTTTGGGATATTGTGCTAACAAAACCCGACCTGCATCGTTTGTGGCAACTTTTATTTAGGGGGTTAACAACATATACTGCAAAGCTttcaaaattaaatgataaatctAAATGTGCAAACAACGTGCTTAATTCTGAAGTCAATTAAAGTTAATGTCTAGTTAGtatgatgaaatatataaaaaatatattttatctgttattttttagattatatttatCTCTCTTTTTATATCAATGTTTGATGATACTGATATCTGTTCACTTTGAAAGACAAACGTTTTGATGACGGCGTAATAACAGGTCCGACGAGCTGCAAGTAGCAGAACGCAGAACGTTAAGGTTCTTATTACACATCTAACTCTCAAACAACATTTTAACCGGTAAAAACGTTTTACATTGTGGCTGCGCATGCGAGGTGCGATTCAAAAGTGCCAATACAGGTGCCTTCGAAGCCTACTTCAATTGTTTAACGACACTGCTGTTAACATACAGACTTACCGAGGAATGAATTGATAAAGCCATACCACACGCATCCCGCGCGTCCGATGAGCCACCGGCCCTGCGTGCTGGCGGCGAAGCTGAACGGGGTGCCGAGGACGCACACCAGCAGATCACTCACTGAGATGCTCATCAGAAGATAGTTCATGGGCGAGCGCAGCATCTTGTAGCGACAGAACAGGACGAGAACGAGCGTGTTGTTGAGAAACCCGAAAGTTCCGATGAATCCAAGGCACACGGCGACCACCAAGTGTCCGGTCGGACTCAGATTGTGCTCTATGTGATTCTCATCCGAGTGCGCGCTGCTCCCGTCATCTCCTCCAGCGCACCACGCGCAACTCAGACTCACGTTGGACTCA
It contains:
- the LOC127946174 gene encoding parapinopsin-like, with protein sequence MIESNVSLSCAWCAGGDDGSSAHSDENHIEHNLSPTGHLVVAVCLGFIGTFGFLNNTLVLVLFCRYKMLRSPMNYLLMSISVSDLLVCVLGTPFSFAASTQGRWLIGRAGCVWYGFINSFLGVVSLISLAVLSYERYCTMMGATQADSTNYRKVAMGVAFAWIYSIIWTLPPLFGWSCYGPEGPGTTCSVNWAARTANNVSYIICLFIFCLILPFMVIVYSYGRLLQVITQMSRINTAVSRKREQRVLFMVVTMVVCYLLCWLPYGIMALLATFGRPGLVTPAASIVPSLLAKSSTVLNPVIYIFMNKQFCRCFHALVMCTTPVRGSSFKISSKVTKTLRTVRRANGQNVTFAVASAGHPTIFAPNSGGQKSSSVGEKPSPAAGQGTNRPVVSLVAYYND